One Portunus trituberculatus isolate SZX2019 chromosome 45, ASM1759143v1, whole genome shotgun sequence DNA segment encodes these proteins:
- the LOC123519219 gene encoding uncharacterized protein LOC123519219 — MIIQNVFPYHYHHHIIKVTSLYRETTPLFPTWPASVALLALRGYCQENTATDSSTLYIQMKIRLHYNSRNPKTRGRRQKQSHAAPHVAQGTQHCTRTVAEFLPGGENRPRSLWHQHVRNHHG, encoded by the exons ATGATCATTCAAAATGTATTcccttatcattaccatcatcatatcATTAAGGTGACATCTTTATACAGGGAGACAACTCCATTGTTCCCTACCTGGCCGGCCTCCGTGGCTCTCCTAGCTCTCAGGGGATACTGCCAGGAAAACACCGCCACTGACTCATCCACATTATACATTCAAATGAAGATCCGTCTGCATTACAACTCGCGTAACCCCAAAACG CGGGgcagaagacaaaaacaaagtcATGCGGCTCCCCACGTGGCGCAAGGAACGCAACACTGCACAAGAACTGTTGCAGAATTCTTACCTGGCGGCGAGAACAG GCCCAGGAGTCTATGGCACCAACACGTACGCAATCACCACGGCTAG